The following nucleotide sequence is from Gadus macrocephalus chromosome 18, ASM3116895v1.
AACGTACGTCTACACGCCGCACGTCTACACGTCACACGTCTACACGTCGCACGTCTACCCGTCGCACGTCTACACGTCACACGTCTACACGTCGCACGTCTACCCGTCGCACGTCTACACGTCGCACGTCTACACGTCGCACGTCTACACATCGCACGTCTACACGTCGTACGTCTACACATCGGACGTCTACACATCGGACGTCTACACATCggacgaccacacacacatcgtacATCGGACACAACACCTCATACTTCTTCACACACATCAGACGACTTCACGCACATCAGACGACTTCCACACATATCGTACATCGCATGtctttcaaacacacagacaaacgccgAGGATGACGAAAAGGATCAGGAGACCCGGAGCGCTCACCTGAATGTATCCCGACCCGGAGCACTCACCAGAATGTATCCCGACCCGGAGCGCTCACCTGAATGTATCCCGACCCGGAGCGCTCACCTGAATGTATCCCGATGCGGAGCGCTCACCTGAATGTATCCCGATGCGGAGCGCCAGCCGCTCGCTCGGCATGTGGCGGATCCGGAACACCTTGAtggcagacaggaagtggagggccATGGTGGAGATCTCCACGGCGTGCAGGTTCCCGTTGCTGATGGGCAGACCGCTGGCCACCATGTATGCATCACCGATGGTCTCCACCTGAAAGGGTCCCATCATGATCCACCCGCTCCTCCGAGCCCCCAGGGGGCGCACCGACCCAATGCCACACAGAGGATGGTCAGTGGGTTGATACAGTCACCAACCTCCCCTGACCAAACACCGGCCATCAGACGCCCACAGTCGGGTCGTAGACTTGTTAGGAGTCTTGCATCGACCGATCGGATCTCCCATCCAATGCATTCTTCCTCGTCAAGCCACAGAAGGGAGAACATACAGCACTAACAACGTATAGGAGTAGCAGAACGTATAGCAGTAACAACGTATAGAAGTAGCAATGTATAGCAGTAACAACATACAGTAGTAACAGAACGTAtagcagtaacagaaggtacagcagtaacagaaggtacagcagtaacagaaggtacagccgtaacagaaggtacagcagtaacagaaggtacagcagtaacagaaggtacagcagtaacagaaggtacagcagtaacagaaggtacagcagtaacagaaggtacagcagtaacagaaggtacagcagtaacagaaggtacagcagtagcagaaggtacagcagtagcagaaggtacagcagtagcagaaggtacagcagtaacagaaggtacagcagtaacagaaggtacagcagtaacagaaggtacagcagtaacagaaggtacagcagtaacagaaggtacagcagtagcagaaggtacagcagtagcagaaggtacagcagtaacagaaggtacagcagtaacagaaggtacagcagtaacagaaggtacagcagtaacagaaggtacagccgtaacagaaggtacagcagtaacagaaggtacagcagtaacagaaggtacagcagtaacagaaggtacagcagtaacagaaggtacagcagtaacagaaggtacagcagtaacagaaggtagtaacagaaggtacagcagtaacagaaggtacagcagtaacagaaggtacagcagtagcagaaggtacagcagtagcagaaggtacagcagtaacagaaggtacagcagtagcagaaggtacagcagtaacagaaggtacagcagtaacagaaggtacagcagtagcagaaggtacagcagtagcagaaggtacagcagtaacagaaggtacagcagtaacagaaggtacagcagtaacagaaggtacagcagtaacagaaggtacagccgtaacagaaggtacagcagtaacagaaggtacagcagtaacagaaggtacagcagtaacagaaggtacagcagtaacagaaggtacagcagtaacagaaggtacagcagtaacagaaggtacagcagtaacagaaggtagtaacagaaggtacagcagtaacagaaggtacagcagtagcagaaggtacagcagtagcagaaggtacagcagtaacagaaggtacagcagtagcagaaggtacagcagtaacagaaggtacagcagtaacagaaggtacagcagtaacagaaggtacagcagtaacagaaggtacagcagtaacagaaggtacagccgtaacagaaggtacagcagtaacagaaggtacagcagtaacagaaggtacagcagtaacagaaggtacagcagtaacagaaggtacagcagtaacagaaggtacagcagtaacagaaggtacagcagtaacagaaggtacagcagtaacagaaggtacagcagtagcAGAAGGTACAGCCGTAACAACatacagcagtaacagaaggtacagcagtaacagaaggtacagcagtaacagaaggtacagcgGTAACAAcgtacagcagtaacagaaggtacagcagtagcagaaggtacagcagtaaccgaaggtacagcagtaacagaaggtacagcagtaacagaaggtacagcagtagcagaaggtacagcagtaacagaaggtacagccgtaacagaaggtacagcagtaacagaaggtacagccgtaacagaaggtacagcagtaacagaaggtacagcagtaacagaaggtacagcagtaacagaaggtacagcagtaacagaaggtacagcagtcacaaaaggtacagcagtaacagaaggtacagcagtaacagaaggtacagccgTAACAACatacagcagtaacagaaggtacagcagtaacagaaggtacagcagtaacagaaggtacagcagtaacagaaggtgcagcagtaacagaaggtgcagcagtaacagaaggtacagcagtaacagaaggtacagcagtaacagaaggtacagcagtaacagaaggtgcagcagtaacagaaggtacagcagtaacagaaggtacagcagtagcAGAAGGTACAACAGTagcagaaggtacagcagtaacagaaggtacagcagtagcagaaggtacagcagtagcagaaggtacagcagtaacagaaggtacagccgtaacagaaggtacagccgTACCCTAAGGAGTCCTACCTTGTAGACGTCGTACATCTTGATGATGTCGTCGAAGAGGCTGTAGAGGTCGTTCAGCAGGGACACCACCTCCATGGCCGAGCTGACGGAGCACATGGAGGTGAAGCCCACGATGTCCGAGAAGAACACCGTCACCATGTCGAAGCCCTGGGGCTCCACACAGCGCCCCGACATCAGCTGGTCCGCGATCAGCCTGGAGGGGCAGTAAGGGGGCGCAGTTAGGGTCTTTATTCATCAGGGGGGGCAGTTAGGGTCTTTATTCATCAGGGGGCGCAGTTAGGTTCTTTATTCATCAGGGGGCGCAGTTAGGTTCTTTATTCATCAGGGGGGGCAGTTAGGTTCTTTATTCATCAGGGGGGGCAGTTAGCGGGGGGCAGTTAGGGTCTTTATTCATCAGGGGGGGCAGTTAGGGTCTTTATTCATCAGGGGGGGCAGTTAGGGGGGGGCAGTTAGGGTCTTTATTCATCAGGGGGGGCAGTTAGGGGGGGGGCAGTTAGGGTCTTTATTCATCAGGGGGGGCAGTTAGGGTCTTTATTCATCAGGGGGGGCAGTTAGGGTCTTTATTCATCAGGGGGGGCAGTTAGGGTCTTTATTCATCAGGGGGGGCAGTTAGGGGGGGCAGTTAGGGTCTTTATTCATCAGGGGGGGCAGTTAGGGTCTTTATTCATCAGGGGGCGCAGTTAGGGGGGGGCAGTTAGGGTCTTTATTCATCAGGGGGGGCAGTTAGGGTCTTTATTCATCAGGGGGGGCAGTTAGGGGGGGGCAGTTAGGGTCTTTATTCATCAGGGGGGGCAGTTAGGGTCCTTATTCTTAGGGGGGGCAGTTAGGGTCCTTATTCTCAGGGGGGTAGTTAGGGTCTTTATTCTCAAGGGGGGCAGAGGCAGTAAGGCTCTTTATTCTCGGGGGGCAGTTAGCAGGGGCAGTAAGGGTCTTTATTCTTAGGGGGGGCAGTTAGGGTCCTTCTAACTGCCATTctcaaggggggggggtaggtagGTTCTTTATTCATCGGGGGGGCAGTTAGGGGGGGTAGTTAGGGTCTTTATTCTCAAGGGGGGGGCAGTTAGGGTCTTTATTcatcggggggggggcactTAGGGGGGGGTAGTTAGGGTCTTTATTcatcggggggggggcagttaggGTCTTTATTCATCGGGGGGCAGTAAGGGGGGGCATTTAGGGTCTATATTCATCAGGGGGGGCAGATAGGGTCTTTCGGGGCTATTCTGTCGGAAGGAGGGGGGTGTTCACTGATGTGCGTTACCGTGGCAACATGCTGGACAGAAGCTTGTCTGCGCGGCTCTTCTCCGCTATTAGCTGATTGGTTCTTTCTTCCACCACTTCCTCAAGGTGGTTGGCGTATTTCTCCAACTTCTCCACCATGTTGTCCAGGATGTTCGCATGgctggagtggagagaaggACAGCACTCGTGAGGAGGAGCCTCGTAGTCACTCAGTAGGAACAGCGTGTGGATGTCATGTCTGAGTCGTATGAGTCACACCAAGCATGGAAATAAAAATGCCTGGGTTTATGAAGGGGCGGGTTCATAGTGGGCGGGTTCATAGTGGGCGGGTTTATGAAGGGCCGGGTTGATAGTGGGCGGGTTGATAGTGGGCGGGTTGATAGTGGGCGGGTTCATAGTGGGCGGGTTCACAGTGGGTGGTTTCATAGTGGGCGGGTTCATAGTGGGCGGGTTCATAGTGGGCGGGTTTATGAAGGGACGGGTTCATAGTGGGTGGGCTGATAGTGGGCGGGCTGACAGCTTGTCCGACCTATCAGGGCTGGTCTCCTTCAGCCGGCGGCGGATGGAGCCGAAGGGGGGGCGCTGGTCGGGGTTCTCGCTCCAGCAGGCCCTCAGCAGGGCGTTGAGGTGCTCGTCCCCCGGCTGGCCGGACAGGGAGGGGCGCAGGGGCCCCCCCGCCAGGGGGCTCCGCAGCTGCTTGATGATCTCTGAGGACACACGCTCATCAACAATAAGAACAAGAACAATATTCATGTTTTAATCTACTTCCTGTCCTGTTTCCCTCAACGTGAGATATGACGAGATCAAAGAAGGAAACTTTAATCATATGAATAATACTTTATATAAATTCAGTTGATTGTATACCAATAGATAATAACTTCTATGAATTAGTTTTACCTAGACAGATACTTAGTGATTAATGTCTCAGTGGTCGGTTCCTCTCTGCTGGATTGACTGGGTGGACCTCCTTCTCTGTGTACCTTCAGACTGGTGACCAGAGTGTACCTCTGGGCAGCAGGTTGTTGTCGTGGTGACAGTGTGGGTGTACCTCTGGGCAGCAGGTTGTTGTCGTGGTGACAGTGTGGGTGTACCTCTGGGCAGCAGGTTGTTGTCGTGGTGACAGTGTGGGTGTACCTCTGGGCAGCAGGTTGTTGTCGTGGTGACAGTGTGGGTGTACCTCTGGGCGGCaggttgttgtcatggtgacagtgtgtgacagtgtgtgtgacagtgtgtgacagtgtgtgtgacagtgtgtgacagtgtgtgtgtgacagtgtgtgtgtacctctgggcGGCAGGTTGTTGTCGTGGTGacagtgtgtgacagtgtgtgtgacagtgtgtgacagtgtgtgtgacagtgtgagtgTACCTCTGGGCGGCAGGCTGAGGTCgtggtgacagtgtgtgtgacagtgtgtgtgtgacagtgtgtgacagtgtgtgtgtacctctgggcGGCAGGCTGAGGTCGTGGTACGGTCCGGTCTCAGTGCTCAGCACCAGTTCCCTCATGATGATGGCGAAGCTGAAGACGTCGCCCTTGGGCGTCCCGTTGAAGGGCAGGCAGTCCAGCCTCAGGAGCTCCGGGGCGATCCAGAAGAGATCTGCAGCAGAGGAAAGAAGGTAGAAGCTGAACGGCGCTCCGCAGCTGTTCTACCCACACTGTAGATCTGTGATGTCAATTTACAGTGAAATTCTAATTGTTAGTCTACCCCAGCAGAGCCCCCCTCGTAACGGGCACAGGTACCCCAGCAGAGCCCCCCTCGTAACGGGCACAGGTACCCCAGCAGAGCCCCCCTCGTAACGGGGACAGGTACCCCAGCAGAGCCCCCCTCGTAACGGGCACAGGTACCCCAGCAGAGCCCCCCTCGTAACGGGCACAGGTACCCCAGCAGAGCCCCCCTCGTAACGGGCACAGGTACCCCAGCAGAGCCCCCCTCGTAACGGGGACAGGTACCCCAGCAGAGCCCCCCTCGTAACGGGCACAGGTACCCCAGCAGAGCCCCCCTCGTAACGGGGACAGGTACCCCAGCAGAGCCCCCCTCGTAACGGGGACAGGTACCCCAGCAGAGCCCCCCTCGTAGCGGGGACAGGTACCCCAGCAGAGCCCCCCTCGTAGCGGGGACAGGTACCCCAGCAGAACCCCCCTCGTAGCGGGGACAGGTACCCCAGCAGAGCCCCCCTCGTAGCGGGGACAGGTACCCCAGCAGAGCCCCCCTCGTAGCGGGGACAGGTACCCCAGCAGAGCCCCCCTCGTAGCGGGGACAGGTACCCCAGCAGAGCCCCCCTCGTAGCGGGGACAGGTACCCCAGCAGAACCCACCCTCGTAGCGGGGACTGTCCAGAGCTACGGTTCTCCTCTTGCTGCCGTGTTTGAGCTCCCAGAGTCCGAAGCCCGAGAGCTTGATCTGCAGCCGGCTGTCCACCAGGCAGGTGCTGGGCTTCAGGTTCCCGTGGGACTTCAGGCTGCTCTTGTGAAGGAACTCCATCCCCTGGAGGAACAGAGGCTTTAGACCACTGACCACTGACAACCCGACAAGCTGAAGAAGCACGCTGTCTGGGTTCCACCTCAACAAGGTTTGCAGTGCAACCAACTTGAAATGTGTAAGGGTTCGAGGCGATTAGTGAGCTGACGACTCACGTTCACGATGTCGTAGGCGAATGAGAGTTTAAACATGGGGTCCAGCTCAACGTCTGAATCCTTCAACACATCCTGAGAGGAACGGAGAACGTGGTCAGACCACTGCTGGACACCAGACGCACGGCCGAATCAAACACTGCATCCTGAGGCCCCCTGTCCTGCAGTACTGCAGCACCATCACTCACCCTGAGGCTTCCTGTCCTGCAGTACTGCAGCACCATCACTCACCCTGAGGCTTCCTGTCCTGCAGTACTGCAGCACCATCACTCACCCTGAGGCTTCCTGTCCTGCAGTACTGCAGCACCATCACTCACCCTGAGGCTTCCTATCCTGCAGTACTGCAGCACCATCACTCACCCTGAGGCTTCCTGTCCTGCAGTACTGCAGCACCATCACTCACCCTGAGGCTTCCTGTCCTGCAGTACTGCAGCACCATCACTCACCCTGAGGCTTCCTGTCCTGCAGTACTGCAGCACCATCACTCACCCTGAGTCTTCCTGTCCTGCAGTACTGCAGCACCATCACTCACCCTGAGTCTTCCTGTCCTGCAGTACTGCAGCACCATCACTCACCCTGAGGCTTCCTGTCCTGCAGTACTGCAGCACCATCACTCACCCTGAGGCTTCCTGTCCTGCAGTACTGCAGCACCATCACTCACCCTGAGGCTTCCTTTCCTGCAGTACTGCAGCACCATCACTCACCCTGAGGCTTCCTGTCCTGCAGTACTGCAGCACCATCACTCACCCTGAGGCTTCCTGTCCTGCAGTACTGCAGCACCATCACTCACCCTGAGGCTTCCTGTCCTGCAGTACTGCAGCACCATCACTCACCCTGAGGCTTCCTTTCCTGCAGTACTGCATCACAATGCAGACGTTGGGCGGCTCGGTGCAGACGCCGAAGAACTGCACCAGGTTCTCGTGCTTCAGCTCCTTCATCTGAGACCAGAAACACGTCATTACCGGGCTTTGGGAGTGAGCTCATTAAGTCTTACTGCTGTTGATGGTGAGAAGGTGAGCTTTACCACGTTGACCTCGTTGATGATGGAGGGCTTGTGGACGTCCGGGGGCATCTGGTTCTTCATGTATTTGATGGACACTTGGTTTCCCTGCCACACACCAATCTCTCGGTTAGTTAAGTTCTGAGCCTGCCTCTGTTCTACTGTGTCTGTACTTGTCCTCTTTACATGTTAGAAAGGGGAACACACGTTCAGACATTATTACAAGTATAATtttccataattttttttttaaacgacaGTATAGTGCGACAAGGGAACCCTACAAAGAACATGTACTGGTTCCATGTTTTGGCCCACCAGGAGCGGTCCTAGTCAGGTACCTGGTAGAGTCCGATGGTGCTGTACACCTGGTCCTGGCCGTGCTTGTCCTTCAAGCCGTAGCTGTTGGAGGAGACGCCGGACTGGGACCCGCTGCTGGCCTTACTGATCGTGGTGCTCAGAGACATGCCCTGAAGACCCTGTGGAGGAACACATCTGGCCTCAGCATGCTATGAGCTTCAGACGCCGAGCTACGAAAGAGACAGGCCCTATCATTAGTAAGCCATGCCCGCTCAAACACTAACACCATATGAATCATGCTAAGAcgcactctttctctcactctctcactttcaaacaaacacgcaaacacacaaacaaacacagtaaacacaaacacaaacatctaCAAACGTTCCCGCTGTACGCTTGCAATTAGCTGTTGCTCTAGATTCAGAATGTGATCACATTCTGAAGCAACGATAGGAAACCATCCAATCCAAAAGGTCCTATTGTTCGGTCCGGACTCTGCGACCGGAGGGGCCGCGGGCCGAGGGGTGAAGTCCTACTTTGGCCTCCTTGATGATCACGATGTCGCTGTACTTGATCAGCCACCAGCGGTTGTCGTCCAGACGGGTCTGCAGACGCAGCTTCTGAAGAAGCAGCATGCCCACGCACAGCACCGTCACCATGCCGACCACCGGAAAGGTCACCAGAAGAGCAAGCAGCGCAACATCTGTGGGAGGGGCCAGAACCGACACATCCTAATTACTCATCCGTCGTTAAGCAGCTGTTACGTCTGGGGGAGGGGCCAACACATCCTAATTAGTGATCAGTCGTTAGTGATCAGGTCGTAGGTCAGGGCCCATGAGGCTAACAGGTACAGGTTGCAGTGGGGTTGAATCTAGCACCTCTGGGCCGGGAGCAGAACCTCCTCGGCACTATGTGGCTATGCCCCGCTTTACTGACATCCATTACATCTGCTGGTGAAAAGaaagggtgtgtttgtggtgatAGAGTGAGAGAAGATGAGTCCAAACCAACCGTTGACGAGCCATTCACAGAGCTCGTTGTTGAAGCCGCACTCAGGGTTATCAGAGGGCGTCGTACCTCCGGGCCACACCACATGGTCGTACTGGTCCGTGGGTCTGAAGTCAAAACCATTTGAAATCCATTACAGCACTACTAAATGCATGCACAGGAGATGTCTAcatcttctactactactactactactactactactactactactagggAAGTGGTGTAGAGGAATGTATTACTGTATAGCTTTGGTGATGCTGTCATAATTGAGGACGGGCACAAACAGAGAGCTGTCGTCAGTGTGCTGTAGATCGTATATAGAATAGTCCAAgttcctctctccctgctcGTCAAAGTGGACTAGTCCAGATGCTCCTGCAATAACCATGATCCACAAATCAATGATGTTGAGAGGAATATTTGAATAATTGGATCTCTATATCAAAAGAAACACAGCAAGCTGTGTTGACGATGCTGTGATGAACGCTTGAGGTCACCATAGAATCGGATGCCGTTTTTATTCTTCAATCTCTTGAGAAGCTGTCGCCCGTCGTGAGGGTTCTCCCCGTCCCTGAGGACCTCTTTGAGGCCCAGGGCGTAGAGGAGAACAGCGTCGTGCAGGTAGGCGGCGTACGGACTGACCTGTGTGACCGTAGACATTGAGTAACCACACAGCAGAAGATACAGAGGTGTACAGCTGTGCTGAGGGCCTACATCTCTCTCCGAGCTCAGGTTGCTGAGGAACGGAGGCTCCTTCAGCCGCCGATGGACCCGCTGAAAGAAGTCGTGGTACTCGTGGCCGCTGTACGACTTCTGGCCGATGACGAAGGTCATGCTGAAGGCCCTGATGGCCGCCTGGCTGCTCTGGCTGCCCAGAGCCACGCTCCAGATGTTGTCCTGCAGGGCGCAGATTAAACACAGTACAATATTCACAACCATGCCACGGAGATACAGGACCAACATCCGAATGGATAACCTGCAGCCTTCGATAGTCTCACTCACCACACTGCCACTGACCTCAAAGTGCTGAAGCAGGAAGAACACATACTCCCCGTTCATCAGGCCCTGCTGGCCCGCCTCCAGCAGGATGGAGAGCGAGTCCTGGCTGTTGGCCAGCACCACGATCACTGACCAGGAGCACACGCTCATCAGGGCGCGCAAAACCACCCTCCTGATCTAGGCTAAACCTCTTGTTTCTCAATTGATTCACAATGATCGACAACAAATATGACTAAACTACGCACATTCACTTGTTTCCGTCGAGCTACTACACTTGTTAATACTTTCTTCCATGTCtatttatatctatctataataCCTATAGTGAACAGGCTTACCCCTGGCGGCGCTGGAGACCAGCTGGACGTTCCTGCGGACCAGTAGGGGCTGTGTGCTGTCGAACTTGAGGCAGGCGGTGAGCGTGAAGCCCGCCCTCAGGGGGTCCTCCACCGTCTTCCACAGGGCGTCCACGCGGTCCCAGGTGTTggactccagcccccccccgatCATGGCCACGTGTTTCCAGCCGAAGAAGTGCAGGGTCTTCACCAGCACCTCGGCGCTCCGTTTTAGAGGAGGGATGATCTTGATGTAGGAGTCGTAGATCTGGCTGTCGTCCATCTTGGACGTCTGGCCCACGTAGCCGAACATGGGGATGTTCCAGGTGGAGGCGATGAGGCCGGTGACCTGCCCATCAGGGGGAACAGCACGAAGGACAGAGGGGAAAGATGTGGAAGATGGAAGATGTGGATGTACGTGATGGATTACCAAACCGCTACTATCGGGACTGAACCACGCTGGGATGCAGGAGATTAGCTCACCGGCTAGCAACATACTAAAGCACCCTTGGTCCAGTATCAAATGTTTTAATAACTGAATATCCTGGCTCTATGTACCTTCGTTAAACCCAGACGTATATCTATGATTACTTATTCGCAGCTTTGGAAATGGCTTCCACTGCTATGTGGATGACATCCAACTCTTTATTCCTCTAGAATCAAAGGACTCGGTCCAGATCCAgaaggttgagtcctgtctggctgcaGTGAAGAGTTGGATTCTACAGAACTTCCTgcagcttaatactgggaagacaaACTTTATACTTATCGGCTCAAAATGGGACCAGTGAATATTTGAGACAGTCTCACTGCATTTGAATGGCTCGGCCATCCCACAAAGTACATCTGTCAGAAATCTTGGTCCCCTCTTtgaccctttgctgagctttgACCAATACGTTAGAAATATAACTAGAATTGCatttttccatctgagaaatATTGAAAAAATCGGATCAATGTTATCTGCAGCAGATGTAGAGACACTGATTCACGCATTTATATCATCAAGTCTGGATTATTGCAATTCATTGTTCTCGGGTCTACCTAACTCTACCACGAGAAGTCTACAGCTTGTACAGAATGCTGCAGCTAGACTACTGActagaacgagaaagtttgatcataatAGCCCTATTCTCGCCCCTctgcactggctaccaataactggCAGGGTGGACATTAAGGGGCtactgctaacctataaagccttgcatggactcgctccatcctacctgaaggacctcaTCATTCCTTAAATCCTTCACGgcccctccggtcttcgggagctggcCTTCAGGGAAGCAGACTTGGTCGACCTTTTCAAAGCAAAGCtaaaaacgcacctctacagcCTTACGTTTGGAACATAGGGGTGCGAAAACGATACAGATGCGATGTGAAGACCGATGCGTGTTTGCACGTGCTTTTGTTTATGCAGTCACTACATTAGTAGCAGTATATATTTCCACTATGAACTTTTCccttctaattcactattctgtctgttctagcgagTTGCGGTGActgcgactggatgcctggactctcctcatggttaaccggtcagcACCTGATCGGACCCTATCACGTGACCTCCCATCACCTGATCAGACCCTATGACGTGACCTCCCATCACCTGATCAGACCCTATCACGTGACCTCCCATCACCTGATCAGGTCACATGACATGCAGAGCACTGACCTCTGCGGCCTCGGGGCAGGCGGGGCCGAACAGCGCTGTGACGTTCTGCCGCCACACCTGGTGGATGAACCCCGACAGGGAGGCCTTGGGGTCGCAGTCCGAGTCGCTGACCACCAGGTCCAGGCTGTAGTTCCCCAGGAACGAGGGGTTGGCGTTCACCTTCTCCACCGCCATCTGTAGCGCCGCGCCCAGACGCAGCGCGCTGAACGGGAACGACACGTTCCAGGGCGCCTGGAACCCGATGAGCAGCCGGCGGGAACCGCTCCCGCTCCCAGAGCCGCTCCCGCTCCCAGAGCCGCTCCCGCTCCCAGAGCCGCTCCTGCCCCCAGAGCCGCTCCCGTTCCCAGAGACGATGGCGGCCCCAGAGCCGATGGCGTTCCCAGGGCTGCTCCCGCTGCAGAGCgggagcgcggcggcggcggtggcggcggcggcggccagggCGAGGAGCAGCAGGCTGAGCGTGTGACGGACGCAGCGCCGGGGTCTGGAAGGACCCAGCCAGCCGGAGCCCCACACCACCATGATCCACTGAGGCTGGTCTGGTCCGctctctcccctcgctctgCTTAAATACCCATTCCCTGGGTGAGGCACCATCTTCCCAGAGTGTTAAGGTCGAGGGAATAGGGGaataggaggagaggtgggCAGGTTCAGCCAGGCTCAGCAGTTATCCTGGACTCTCCAGGATGTTCACCGAGAGCATGCTTCTCATACAAGACACACTTTGGGTTCatttgttcattttttgttCTCAATAGGTCCAAATAAGTTCCTGATCATATAGAACAtctatattcctaaacaaatatgatgttttctgtattatgatagaatGAGGCAAAAGTCAAAGTGTGAATATCCTCTAACTTTTGGATTCAATCGCAAATCATTTGGAGTGATTGGGATTAAAAGTGCTAAAGCCAACACAGAGCAGCCCTCAGCTAGCCTGGGCAGGTAGCAGGCAGgtgctgtgtgttgtgctgtCACACCTGTGAGTAGTTGAATGTGCTAACGACGCGGTGGCCGCTGGGACATTAAAGGTGTTTCTAGGCTAAGCTCCTTGTCCTCTGCCCCCGGGGGCTCCTGTTAATCTGTTAGCAACCTGTGCTAATCTCAGCAGGTAATGTTGCTTTCCCTGCATGTTGAAGCACGATCTCTCATGTTGAAGGAACATCATTTTGAGTCATTTCTGTATCTTTTGTGGTGTCCTTCAAAACAACAACTTTGATTTTAGC
It contains:
- the gucy2g gene encoding guanylate cyclase 2G isoform X5, whose protein sequence is MLLAGELISCIPAWFSPDSSGLVIHHVHPHLPSSTSFPSVLRAVPPDGQVTGLIASTWNIPMFGYVGQTSKMDDSQIYDSYIKIIPPLKRSAEVLVKTLHFFGWKHVAMIGGGLESNTWDRVDALWKTVEDPLRAGFTLTACLKFDSTQPLLVRRNVQLVSSAARVIVVLANSQDSLSILLEAGQQGLMNGEYVFFLLQHFEVSGSVDNIWSVALGSQSSQAAIRAFSMTFVIGQKSYSGHEYHDFFQRVHRRLKEPPFLSNLSSERDVSPYAAYLHDAVLLYALGLKEVLRDGENPHDGRQLLKRLKNKNGIRFYGASGLVHFDEQGERNLDYSIYDLQHTDDSSLFVPVLNYDSITKAIQPTDQYDHVVWPGGTTPSDNPECGFNNELCEWLVNDVALLALLVTFPVVGMVTVLCVGMLLLQKLRLQTRLDDNRWWLIKYSDIVIIKEAKGLQGMSLSTTISKASSGSQSGVSSNSYGLKDKHGQDQVYSTIGLYQRTSTDTVEQRQAQNLTNREIGVWQGNQVSIKYMKNQMPPDVHKPSIINEVNVMKELKHENLVQFFGVCTEPPNVCIVMQYCRKGSLRDVLKDSDVELDPMFKLSFAYDIVNGMEFLHKSSLKSHGNLKPSTCLVDSRLQIKLSGFGLWELKHGSKRRTVALDSPRYEDLFWIAPELLRLDCLPFNGTPKGDVFSFAIIMRELVLSTETGPYHDLSLPPREIIKQLRSPLAGGPLRPSLSGQPGDEHLNALLRACWSENPDQRPPFGSIRRRLKETSPDSHANILDNMVEKLEKYANHLEEVVEERTNQLIAEKSRADKLLSSMLPRLIADQLMSGRCVEPQGFDMVTVFFSDIVGFTSMCSVSSAMEVVSLLNDLYSLFDDIIKMYDVYKVETIGDAYMVASGLPISNGNLHAVEISTMALHFLSAIKVFRIRHMPSERLALRIGIHSGPVVAGVVGSTMPRYCLFGDTVNTASRMESNSASLKIHISQTTADILNQMGTFVLEERGEIEIKGKGTQKTYWLLSKQGFNPHLGGVPTVSGGYNPLDQSKKCPRDSERHKQKTTNKTHTTDGEMTAVFI